A single window of Chitinivibrionia bacterium DNA harbors:
- a CDS encoding glutamate-5-semialdehyde dehydrogenase codes for MSIIESAKNAKRAGIILSAIESEVKNNALKKIVDSLKNHKEEIFKANELDIQNAQKDNLSDPIIKRLKFDENKLNDVISGIEQLIKLQDPVGKTLLSTELADGLDLYRVSCPIGVIGVIFESRPDALVQIATLCLKSGNAVILKGGSEAKSTNKILFNIIYNASLQAETPEGWAVLAETRDDVSEMLKLSDYIDLLIPRGSNEFVKYIMDNTNIPVTGHSDGICHLYIDESAEIEKAIKITVDSKTQYVSVCNALETLLVHQNIAEKFFPLVCEKLKEKGVEIRGDEKARAIISDIKLATDEDWATEYLDYILSIKVVKNLDEAIEHINKYGSGHTDVIVSENNENVKTFMSLVDSACVFHNCSSRFSDGYRFGFGAEVGVSTGKIHSRGPVGLDGLLIYKYKLFGNGDIVADFSENRRKFTHKKLEKGDK; via the coding sequence ATGTCTATTATTGAGAGCGCCAAAAATGCGAAACGAGCCGGAATAATTTTGTCGGCAATAGAAAGTGAAGTAAAAAATAACGCATTAAAAAAAATTGTCGATAGTCTAAAAAACCATAAAGAAGAAATTTTTAAGGCGAATGAGCTTGATATTCAAAATGCCCAAAAAGATAATTTGTCCGACCCGATTATTAAGCGCCTGAAATTCGATGAAAACAAACTTAACGATGTGATTTCAGGAATAGAGCAACTTATAAAACTTCAAGACCCTGTTGGCAAAACGCTTCTTTCAACGGAACTTGCAGATGGCTTGGATTTGTATCGCGTAAGTTGTCCGATAGGTGTAATCGGCGTAATTTTTGAAAGTCGCCCCGATGCTTTGGTGCAAATCGCAACGCTTTGCTTAAAAAGCGGAAATGCGGTAATACTCAAAGGCGGAAGTGAAGCGAAGAGCACGAATAAAATTCTTTTTAATATAATTTATAACGCAAGTTTGCAAGCAGAAACGCCGGAAGGTTGGGCGGTTTTGGCGGAAACTCGCGATGATGTTTCTGAAATGTTGAAACTATCCGATTATATTGATTTGCTGATACCTCGCGGTTCAAATGAGTTTGTAAAGTACATTATGGACAATACCAATATTCCTGTGACAGGACATAGCGACGGAATTTGCCATTTGTATATTGACGAAAGCGCCGAAATCGAAAAGGCGATAAAAATTACCGTCGATTCGAAAACACAATATGTATCTGTTTGTAATGCGCTCGAAACTCTGCTTGTGCATCAAAATATAGCCGAAAAGTTTTTTCCGCTCGTATGCGAAAAATTAAAAGAAAAAGGCGTAGAAATACGCGGCGACGAAAAAGCGCGAGCAATAATTTCCGATATAAAACTTGCCACCGACGAAGATTGGGCAACAGAATATTTGGATTATATTTTATCAATAAAGGTAGTTAAAAACTTAGACGAGGCGATTGAGCACATAAACAAATACGGAAGCGGACACACCGATGTTATTGTCAGCGAAAACAACGAAAATGTGAAAACGTTTATGAGTTTGGTGGATAGCGCCTGCGTTTTTCATAATTGCTCTTCGCGTTTCTCCGACGGTTATCGCTTCGGCTTTGGAGCGGAAGTGGGAGTAAGCACAGGGAAAATCCACTCACGCGGTCCTGTCGGGCTCGATGGATTACTGATTTACAAATACAAATTATTCGGAAACGGCGACATTGTAGCCGATTTTTCGGAAAACAGAAGAAAATTCACACACAAAAAACTAGAAAAAGGAGATAAGTAA
- a CDS encoding integration host factor subunit beta, translating into MSSVKKSDLVSKISAQTGLAAVDTKIIVDELVNAISLELENGNTIELRGFATFSVKNRRPRIARNITTGEQVSVPAKKDIVMKPSKHLKEMVDK; encoded by the coding sequence ATGTCTTCGGTTAAAAAGAGTGATTTGGTTTCCAAAATTTCGGCGCAAACAGGGCTTGCCGCCGTCGATACAAAAATCATTGTCGATGAACTTGTCAATGCAATATCCCTTGAATTGGAAAACGGCAACACAATAGAATTGCGCGGTTTTGCAACGTTCAGCGTAAAAAATCGCCGTCCGAGAATTGCACGAAACATAACAACAGGCGAACAGGTAAGCGTTCCCGCCAAAAAAGATATTGTTATGAAGCCAAGCAAACATTTAAAAGAAATGGTCGATAAATGA
- the aroE gene encoding shikimate dehydrogenase: protein MNITGNTKIAGIVGNPIAHSLSPKIHNFLFTRYKIDAIYQPFLVESEADLESFVKKFRDEKYLGCNITIPHKSAILPLADEVILDSHIIGAANTLYWENGEVCATTTDFFGFSMALIKDKFFIDKGKNVVILGNGGTARTIAMSLATNPPLPFSSQPKSLTLVGRNPQKLKELADEVNHKTNYSVFYSTFENANGVIGEADIIINCTSVGLHPNIDESPIDICALNSKTYIYDAIYNPLETKLLREARLNGNRTQNGLRMLIWQAIASFKCWTKIKIEEAECDELAAELEDLLLRGLE, encoded by the coding sequence ATGAATATAACAGGAAATACAAAAATTGCGGGAATTGTGGGAAATCCGATAGCCCACTCATTGTCGCCTAAAATTCACAACTTTCTTTTTACTCGCTATAAAATAGATGCAATATATCAACCGTTTTTAGTTGAGAGCGAAGCAGATTTGGAGAGTTTTGTAAAGAAATTCAGGGATGAAAAATACCTTGGTTGTAATATTACAATTCCTCATAAATCGGCAATCCTTCCTTTAGCTGACGAAGTTATTCTCGACTCGCATATTATAGGCGCGGCGAATACCTTATATTGGGAAAACGGAGAAGTTTGCGCAACAACAACAGATTTTTTTGGCTTTAGTATGGCATTGATAAAAGATAAATTCTTCATAGATAAAGGGAAAAACGTTGTTATTTTAGGAAACGGCGGAACTGCGCGGACAATAGCAATGTCTTTGGCGACAAATCCTCCGTTGCCGTTCTCTTCTCAGCCCAAATCACTGACTTTAGTCGGCAGAAACCCGCAAAAATTAAAAGAACTTGCGGATGAGGTAAATCATAAAACAAATTACTCCGTTTTTTATTCTACATTTGAAAATGCAAATGGGGTGATTGGTGAAGCTGACATCATAATAAACTGCACTTCGGTAGGACTGCATCCGAATATTGATGAGTCGCCGATTGATATTTGCGCGCTTAACTCCAAAACATATATTTACGACGCAATTTACAACCCGCTTGAAACAAAATTATTGCGTGAGGCTCGATTAAACGGAAATCGTACGCAAAACGGGCTTCGTATGCTTATTTGGCAGGCAATCGCATCATTTAAATGCTGGACAAAAATTAAAATAGAAGAAGCCGAATGCGACGAACTTGCGGCTGAATTGGAAGATTTACTTTTAAGAGGATTAGAATAA
- a CDS encoding geranylgeranylglyceryl/heptaprenylglyceryl phosphate synthase: protein MSIYKQIKEKCDKKQKQYWILLDPDDFLSAEAADIVKTAEEAGATAVLIGGSFIHGDGLLAEFIAEIKQKSTIPIILFPGDASQIAENADAILFMSLISGRNPDFLIGQQIKGAVKIAKTKVEPISMGYMLVESGTTTSVEFMSNTRPLPREKPEIAAAHALAAQFLGMSMIYLEAGSGAKFSVSEEMITAVKRCVKIPVIVGGGIRDAETAKQKLAAGADIIITGNLLSSCGGLDEMKKIAETIREF from the coding sequence ATGAGTATTTACAAGCAAATAAAAGAAAAGTGCGACAAAAAACAAAAGCAATACTGGATTTTGCTTGACCCTGACGATTTTTTGAGCGCAGAAGCGGCAGATATTGTAAAAACCGCTGAAGAAGCAGGAGCAACCGCGGTTTTGATAGGCGGTTCGTTTATTCACGGCGACGGCTTACTTGCTGAGTTTATTGCTGAAATTAAGCAAAAATCAACTATTCCGATAATTCTTTTCCCCGGCGATGCTTCGCAAATTGCCGAAAATGCAGACGCAATTCTTTTTATGTCGCTTATTTCGGGCAGAAACCCTGATTTTTTGATAGGACAGCAAATAAAAGGCGCGGTAAAAATAGCCAAAACCAAAGTCGAGCCGATTTCTATGGGATATATGCTTGTTGAAAGCGGAACTACAACGTCGGTAGAATTTATGAGCAATACGAGACCTCTTCCCCGAGAAAAGCCCGAAATTGCCGCGGCGCACGCCCTTGCGGCACAGTTTTTGGGAATGAGTATGATTTATTTAGAAGCAGGAAGCGGCGCAAAATTCAGTGTCTCCGAAGAAATGATAACCGCTGTAAAAAGATGTGTGAAAATCCCCGTAATTGTAGGCGGCGGAATAAGAGATGCTGAAACAGCGAAACAAAAACTTGCGGCAGGTGCTGATATTATTATAACAGGAAACCTGCTTTCATCGTGTGGCGGTTTAGATGAAATGAAAAAAATTGCGGAAACAATAAGAGAATTTTAG